A genomic window from Betta splendens chromosome 17, fBetSpl5.4, whole genome shotgun sequence includes:
- the LOC114844181 gene encoding frizzled-8-like: MQRSAARWCALVAVVLHAAGGMAAKELQCQEISVPLCKGIGYNYTYMPNQFNHDTQDEAGLEVHQFWPLVEIKCSPDLRFFLCSMYTPICLEDYKKPLPPCRSVCERAKAGCAPLMRQYGFPWPDRMRCDLLPEQGDQDTLCMDYNRSHSTTAAPAPAKPTGRPLKPLSPRKKPGYARNVPGKHKPAACEPGCFCRAPMVPVSGDAHPLRNRVKTGHILNCAVPCHNPYFTQEERAFTAFWIGLWSVLCFVSTFATVATFLIDMERFKYPERPIIFLSACYMFVAVGYIVRVIVGHEEVACTGEHGAQYIHYETTGPALCTVVFLLVYFFGMASSIWWVILSLTWFLAAGMKWGNEAIASYAQYFHLAAWVIPSMKSIAVLALSSVDGDSVAGICYVGNQNLDNLRGFVLAPLVIYLFIGTMFLLAGFVSLFRIRSVIKQGGTKTDKLERLMIRIGVFTVLYTVPATVIVACYFYEQHHRQTWEITHNCTCMTDPNRQRPDYAVFMLKYFMCLLVGITSGAWIWSGKTLDSWRTFCTRCCWGSKASGGSMYSDVSTGLTWRSGTASSVSCPKQMPLSRV; encoded by the coding sequence ATGCAGAGGAGCGCGGCGCGGTGGTGCGCGCTGGTGGCCGTCGTCCTGCACGCAGCGGGGGGCATGGCGGCCAAGGAGCTCCAGTGCCAGGAGATCTCCGTGCCGCTGTGCAAAGGCATCGGCTACAACTACACCTACATGCCCAACCAGTTCAACCACGACACGCAGGACGAGGCCGGCCTGGAGGTGCACCAGTTCTGGCCGCTGGTGGAGATCAAGTGCTCCCCCGACCTGCgcttcttcctctgcagcatGTACACGCCGATCTGCCTGGAGGACTACAAGAAGCCGCTGCCGCCGTGCAGGAGCGTGTGCGAGCGCGCCAAGGCCGGCTGCGCTCCGCTCATGCGCCAGTACGGCTTCCCGTGGCCGGACCGCATGCGCTGCGACCTGCTGCCCGAGCAGGGCGACCAGGACACGCTGTGCATGGACTACAACCGCAGCCACAGCACCAccgcggccccggcgccggCCAAGCCGACCGGCCGCCCGCTGAAGCCGCTCAGCCCGCGGAAGAAGCCCGGCTACGCGCGCAACGTCCCCGGGAAGCACAAGCCGGCGGCGTGCGAGCCGGGCTGCTTCTGCCGCGCGCCCATGGTGCCGGTGAGCGGCGACGCGCACCCGCTGCGCAACCGCGTGAAGACGGGGCACATCCTGAACTGCGCCGTGCCGTGCCACAACCCGTACTTCACGCAGGAGGAGCGGGCGTTCACCGCCTTCTGGATCGGCCTGTGGTCCGTCCTCTGCTTCGTCTCCACCTTCGCCACCGTGGCCACGTTCCTCATCGACATGGAGCGCTTCAAGTACCCGGAGCGCCCCATCATCTTCCTGTCCGCCTGCTACATGTTCGTGGCCGTGGGCTACATCGTGCGCGTGATCGTGGGGCACGAGGAGGTGGCGTGCACCGGGGAGCACGGGGCGCAGTACATCCACTACGAGACCACGGGCCCCGCGCTGTGCACCGTCGTGTTCCTGCTCGTCTACTTCTTCGGCATGGCCAGCTCCATCTGGTGGGTCATCCTGTCGCTCACCTGGTTCCTCGCCGCGGGGATGAAGTGGGGCAACGAGGCCATCGCCAGCTACGCGCAGTACTTCCACCTGGCTGCGTGGGTCATCCCCAGCATGAAGTCCATAGCGGTTCTGGCTCTGAGCTCGGTGGACGGGGACTCCGTGGCCGGGATTTGCTACGTGGGGAACCAGAACCTGGACAACCTGCGCGGCTTCGTGCTGGCGCCGCTGGTGATCTACCTGTTCATCGGCACCATGTTTCTGTTGGCCGGGTTCGTCTCCCTGTTCCGGATCAGGAGTGTCATCAAGCAAGGCGGCACCAAGACCGACAAGCTGGAGCGGCTGATGATCCGGATCGGAGTTTTCACCGTCTTGTACACGGTCCCCGCCACCGTGATCGTGGCGTGTTACTTTTACGAGCAGCACCACAGGCAGACGTGGGAGATTACGCACAACTGCACGTGCATGACGGACCCGAACCGACAGAGACCGGACTATGCTGTTTTCATGCTGAAGTACTTCATGTGCCTCCTCGTGGGCATCACGTCCGGCGCCTGGATCTGGTCCGGGAAAACCCTGGACTCCTGGAGGACTTTTTGCACGCGGTGCTGCTGGGGGAGTAAAGCGTCGGGGGGCTCCATGTACAGTGACGTCAGCACGGGACTGACCTGGAGGTCCGGAACGGCCAGCTCCGTGTCCTGCCCCAAACAGATGCCGCTGTCCCGGGTTTGA